The following proteins are encoded in a genomic region of Nicotiana sylvestris chromosome 4, ASM39365v2, whole genome shotgun sequence:
- the LOC104221676 gene encoding uncharacterized protein, which translates to MHAKTDSDVTSSLAPSSPDHNRRPVYYVQSPSRDSHDGEKTTTSFHSTPVISPMGSPPHSHSSVGRHSRESSSSRFSGSLKPGSRKISPNDAAAAGGRNHRKGQKPWKECDVIEEEGLLEDDQYSKPLPRRCYFLAFIVAFFILFSFFALVLWGASRPQKPKITMRSIKFERFGIQAGSDNSGVATDMISMNATVKFVYRNTATFFGVHVTSSPVDLSFSELILGSGAMKKFHQSRKSQRVVAVSVIGNKIPLYGSGASLSTPKGATTQPVPLKLNFKVRSRAYVLGQLVKPKFYKTIDCLITLNTQKLNVAIPLKNCTYS; encoded by the exons atgcacGCAAAAACTGATTCAGATGTAACCAGCAGCTTGGCACCATCATCGCCGGACCATAATCGGCGGCCGGTGTATTACGTTCAAAGTCCGTCACGTGATTCACACGATGGGGAGAAaacaacgacgtcgtttcattcAACTCCAGTTATCAGTCCTATGGGTTCTCCGCCTCACTCTCACTCCTCCGTCGGCCGTCATTCCCGTGAATCCTCTTCCAGCCGATTTTCTGGCTCACTCAAGCCTGGATCTCGAAAAATTTCTCCTAACGACGCCGCCGCAGCCGGCGGTAGAAACCACCGTAAAGGGCAGAAGCCGTGGAAGGAATGTGATGTTATTGAAGAAGAAGGCCTGCTTGAAGATGATCAGTACAGCAAACCTCTCCCTCGCCGTTGCTATTTTCTGGCATTTATTGTTGCCTTCTTTATCCTCTTCTCCTTCTTTGCTCTCGTCCTTTGGGGTGCTAGTCGTCCTCAGAAACCCAAAATTACCATGCGG AGCATAAAATTTGAGAGATTTGGAATTCAAGCTGGTTCTGATAACTCTGGAGTAGCAACCGATATGATCTCAATGAACGCTACAGTGAAATTCGTTTATCGTAACACTGCAACATTTTTTGGTGTACATGTCACCTCATCCCCTGTTGATCTCTCATTTTCAGAGCTCATACTTGGCTCCGGAGCA ATGAAGAAATTCCACCAATCAAGAAAGAGCCAAAGAGTTGTAGCTGTATCAGTAATAGGAAACAAAATTCCACTATATGGGAGTGGAGCGAGTTTGAGCACCCCAAAAGGCGCTACCACACAGCCCGTGCCATTGAAATTGAACTTTAAGGTTCGATCAAGAGCTTATGTTTTGGGCCAATTGGTGAAGCCGAAATTCTACAAGACGATTGATTGTTTAATTACTCTTAATACCCAGAAACTGAACGTCGCGATTCCATTAAAGAATTGTACATACAGTTGA